In a single window of the Salvelinus fontinalis isolate EN_2023a unplaced genomic scaffold, ASM2944872v1 scaffold_0023, whole genome shotgun sequence genome:
- the LOC129842222 gene encoding dynein axonemal light chain 4-like, whose protein sequence is MAETAESKKEDADYKRLHSFPLIRHTDMPEEMRVETMELCVTACEKFATNNESAAKMIKESMDKKFGSSWHVVIGEGFGFEVTHEVKNLLYMFFGGSLAVCVWKCS, encoded by the exons ATggcagagacagcagagagcaAGAAAGAAGATGCAGACTATAAAAGGCTGCACAGCTTTCCTCTAATcagg CACACAGACATGCCAGAGGAGATGAGAGTGGAGACTATGGAGCTCTGTGTCACAGCCTGCGAGAAGTTCGCCACCAataacgag aGTGCAGCGAAGATGATCAAGGAGTCGATGGATAAGAAGTTTGGCAGCTCGTGGCACGTGGTGATCGGCGAGGGCTTTGGCTTCGAGGTGACGCACGAGGTCAAGAACTTGCTCTACATGTTCTTTGGAGGAAGCCTGGCCGTTTGTGTCTGGAAGTGCTCCTAG